One region of Haloprofundus salilacus genomic DNA includes:
- a CDS encoding peptidylprolyl isomerase, which translates to MADQENPDNPTAVLKTNHGDITVELFEERVPRTVENFVGLATGQKEWTDPETGETKDGEPLYDDVQFHRIIEGFMIQGGDPTGTGRGGPGYQFDDEFHDELGHDGPGVLSMANSGPNTNGSQFFITLDAQPHLDGRHSVFGKVIDGMDVVREIGSVPTGRNDKPTEDVVLESVAIYR; encoded by the coding sequence ATGGCCGACCAGGAGAACCCTGACAACCCGACAGCGGTACTCAAAACCAATCACGGCGACATCACCGTCGAACTGTTTGAAGAGCGCGTTCCGCGCACCGTCGAGAACTTCGTCGGTCTCGCGACGGGCCAGAAGGAGTGGACGGATCCCGAGACGGGCGAGACGAAAGACGGCGAACCGCTGTACGACGACGTGCAGTTTCACCGCATCATCGAGGGCTTCATGATTCAGGGCGGCGACCCGACCGGAACCGGTCGCGGCGGTCCCGGCTACCAGTTCGACGACGAGTTCCACGACGAACTCGGCCACGACGGTCCCGGCGTACTCTCGATGGCGAACTCCGGTCCGAACACGAACGGTTCGCAGTTCTTCATCACGCTCGACGCCCAGCCGCACCTCGACGGCCGCCACTCGGTGTTCGGGAAGGTCATCGACGGGATGGACGTCGTCCGCGAAATCGGTTCGGTGCCAACCGGCCGCAACGACAAACCGACAGAGGACGTCGTCCTCGAATCGGTCGCGATTTACCGATAG